Proteins from one Cydia fagiglandana chromosome 13, ilCydFagi1.1, whole genome shotgun sequence genomic window:
- the LOC134669959 gene encoding uncharacterized protein LOC134669959 translates to MSGNDAFNRSSRTPRSPPPEGRPAMETTPGTPVAAARAEAPDVVSTTEIQKWISEIEKRLSEICTIANDGKLNSDQKLRINTLSKSVLGGISQLAVQYQAVKQNLLLSQAKVNTLSMQTNISTQLYELKQCIQEKATTEEKQSFADMVRTGKSSTVVPTKSSSSIAIYPADKEKSSEDTKNLIQNLIKPETLKLHVRGMRKTKNGGVIISTERKDDLEKLKASQQLQQSGLKVEDTTKRRPKIIILGVPTNMSEGEVFDCIFKQNIADLQPNLTRDTFMCSVKLSHKSGKKDLSTCNYILECTAEVRRMLIQQQRVFIHWTSCPVRDFTLLTRCYLCHLYGHSAKYCKDTEPTCGHCGSSGHGFKECPKQAEPAKCATCLRFKKPANHKTGDDQCPAKKNAQLRYINSIDYEGA, encoded by the coding sequence ATGAGTGGTAATGACGCTTTTAACAGAAGTTCACGGACTCCGCGAAGTCCCCCTCCAGAAGGAAGACCAGCTATGGAAACCACCCCAGGAACCCCAGTAGCAGCAGCACGAGCCGAGGCACCTGATGTAGTTTCAACCACTGAAATCCAGAAATGGATTTCCGAAATTGAAAAGCGCCTTAGTGAAATTTGCACCATTGCAAATGATGGTAAATTAAACTCAGACCAAAAACTGAGAATAAACACGCTAAGTAAGAGCGTATTAGGAGGAATCTCGCAATTGGCTGTACAATACCAGGCGGTCAAGCAGAATTTATTACTTAGCCAAGCCAAAGTGAATACCTTGTCCATGCAAACAAACATCAGCACCCAGCTATATGAACTCAAACAGTGCATACAAGAAAAAGCAACAACCGAAGAAAAACAATCGTTCGCCGACATGGTTAGGACCGGGAAAAGCTCGACTGTTGTGCCTACCAAGTCAAGTAGTAGCATCGCAATTTACCCTGCCGACAAAGAAAAATCCAGTGAGGACACCAAAAACCTGATCCAAAACTTAATTAAGCCCGAGACCCTGAAACTTCACGTACGTGGTATGAGAAAAACAAAGAACGGTGGAGTCATAATCAGCACCGAGAGAAAGGATGACCTTGAAAAGCTTAAAGCATCTCAGCAGCTGCAGCAATCAGGACTTAAAGTGGAAGATACCACCAAAAGGAGACCGAAGATAATCATCCTAGGAGTCCCGACAAATATGTCCGAAGGAGAAGTGTTCGAttgtatttttaaacaaaacattGCAGACTTACAACCAAATCTCACTAGGGATACATTTATGTGCTCAGTTAAACTTAGTCATAAATCTGGAAAAAAGGACTTATCCACCTGCAACTACATCCTAGAATGCACAGCTGAAGTCCGACGTATGCTCATACAACAACAACGCGTTTTTATCCATTGGACATCTTGCCCAGTACGAGATTTCACTCTCCTGACCCGTTGTTATTTATGCCATTTATACGGCCATTCGGCTAAATATTGCAAAGATACAGAACCTACTTGTGGACATTGCGGGTCATCAGGCCATGGTTTTAAGGAGTGTCCAAAGCAAGCTGAACCCGCCAAATGCGCTACGTGTCTGCGCTTTAAAAAGCCGGCCAATCATAAAACCGGAGACGACCAGTGCCCAGCGAAGAAAAATGCGCAACTTAGGTATATAAATTCTATAGATTATGAGGGCGCCTAG